The following are from one region of the Equus przewalskii isolate Varuska chromosome 21, EquPr2, whole genome shotgun sequence genome:
- the GID8 gene encoding glucose-induced degradation protein 8 homolog has protein sequence MSYAEKPDEITKDEWMEKLNNLHVQRADMNRLIMNYLVTEGFKEAAEKFRMESGIEPSVDLETLDERIKIREMILKGQIQEAIALINSLHPELLDTNRYLYFHLQQQHLIELIRQRETEAALEFAQTQLAEQGEESRECLTEMERTLALLAFDNPEESPFGDLLNMMQRQKVWSEVNQAVLDYENRESTPKLAKLLKLLLWAQNELDQKKVKYPKMTDLSKGAIEEPK, from the exons ATGAGTTATGCAGAAAAACCCGATGAAATCACGAAAGATGAGTGGATGGAGAAACTCAATAACTTACATGTCCAGCGAGCAGACATGAACCGTCTCATCATGAACTACCTGGTCACAG aggGCTTTAAGGAAGCAGCAGAGAAGTTTCGAATGGAATCCGGGATCGAACCTAGTGTGGATCTAGAAACACTTGATGAGCGAATCAAAATCCGTGAGATGATCCTGAAAGGCCAGATTCAGGAGGCTATTGCGTTGATCAACAGCCTCCATCCAGAGCTCCTGGACACAAACCGGTATCTGTACTTCCACCTGCAA CAACAGCACCTGATCGAGCTCATCCGCCAGCGCGAGACAGAGGCAGCACTGGAGTTCGCTCAGACCCAGTTGGCAGAGCAAGGCGAAGAGAGCAGAGAGTGCCTGACGGAGATGGAGCGCACACTGGCCCTGCTGGCCTTCGATAACCCTGAAGAGTCACCCTTTGGAGATCTCCTCAATATGATGCAGAGGCAAAAG gtGTGGAGTGAAGTTAACCAAGCTGTCCTAGATTATGAAAATCGTGAGTCAACACCCAAGCTGGCAAAATTACTGAAACTACTCCTTTGGGCTCAGAATGAGCTGGAccagaagaaagtgaaatatcCCAAAATGACAGACCTCAGCAAGGGCGCCATTGAGGAGCCTAAGTAG